The Procambarus clarkii isolate CNS0578487 chromosome 46, FALCON_Pclarkii_2.0, whole genome shotgun sequence genome includes a region encoding these proteins:
- the LOC138350606 gene encoding uncharacterized protein: MYKTAGAENMRERYLSNNVFKRELRNSEYVKREWLLHSPSQGRLYAFVCRLLSKKESPFATMGFSDWKSSNVTVEHKIGEEHGKCMTAYMIRHKETGSEDSLLLEQHDSEQEYCHKVLTRVVSVIRFLASRGLAFCGENQIIGSAKNGNYLGILELLSEFDPFLEDHLKMYGNPGKGNPSYLSANSCEEFI, from the coding sequence ATGTATAAAACAGCTGGAGCAGAGAATATGAGGGAAAGGTATTTATCAAACAATGTGTTCAAACGTGAACTGCGGAATAGCGAGTATGTAAAACGTGAATGGCTACTCCATTCACCATCCCAAGGTCGTTTGTACGCCTTTGTATGTCGCCTATTGTCCAAGAAAGAATCTCCCTTTGCTACAATGGGGTTCAGTGACTGGAAGTCCAGCAATGTTACTGTAGAACATAAAATTGGAGAAGAACATGGAAAGTGCATGACAGCATATATGATAaggcataaagaaactggaagtgAAGATTCTTTATTGCTTGAGCAACATGACTCAGAGCAGGAATATTGCCATAAAGTGTTGACACGTGTGGTTTCTGTAATTCGCTTTCTTGCCTCAAGAGGTTTGGCATTTTGTGGAGAAAATCAGATTATTGGGTCAGCAAAAAATGGCAACTATTTAGGAATACTGGAGCTGCTGAGTGAGTTTGATCCTTTCCTGGAAGATCATCTCAAAATGTATGGAAATCCTGGAAAAGGAAATCCGTCATATTTATCTGCAAATAGTTGTGAggaatttatttaa
- the LOC138350607 gene encoding uncharacterized protein, giving the protein MKRNVLSGAQKRKRKRAAEEKENIGKLPKLSSWLNTGAMTATQTIPSDIASTSASTPAVSATSTLPSDITSTSASTPAVSATSTLPSDITSTSTSIPAMSATSTLPSDIASTSASTPAVSATSTLPSDIASTSASTPAVSATSTLPSDITSTSTSIPACNHHPVSADMPSLLVAAAGDILQEEIPKAVTLKEFVIQETDPELWNINDTNTIDYWIRSGPSSR; this is encoded by the coding sequence ATGAAACGTAATGTTTTGAGTGGAGcacagaagaggaagaggaagagagctgcagaggagaaggagaacaTTGGAAAACTTCCAAAACTATCATCGTGGCTCAACACAGGTGCAATGACAGCCACTCAAACCattccttcagatatagcatccacatcagcatccactcctgcagtgtcagccactagtactctTCCTTCAGATATAACATCCACATCAGCATCCACTCCTGCagtgtcagccactagtactctTCCTTCAGATATAACATCCACATCTACATCCATTCctgcaatgtcagccactagtactcttccttcagatatagcatccacatcagcatccactcctgcagtgtcagccactagtactcttccttcagatatagcatctacatcagcatccactcctgcagtgtcagccactagtactctTCCTTCAGATATAACATCCACATCTACATCCATTCCTGCCTGCAACCATCATCCAGTTTCAGCAGACATGCCATCAttgcttgttgctgctgctggtgacatTTTACAAGAGGAAATACCCAAAGCTGTAACATTAAAGGAGTTTGTAATCCAAGAGACAGATCCGGAACTGTGGAACATTAATGATACTAACACAATAGATTACTGGATTCGTAGTGGGCCTTCATCACGTTAG